The Bacillus mycoides genome includes a region encoding these proteins:
- the nheC gene encoding non-hemolytic enterotoxin subunit C, giving the protein MNKNLYKKIILSTIITGMAASNVIPLHTLAAEQTVSQQQESLKNYSLGPGEFKEVMGKMVANILTMDSYANTISNQQLTDLSKISSINGDLQANMIKHQRDAIENADFWFMYFKTRIMYTHQNIVSYNDTFQASYKLLLTAIEQKDTEKLKYELENLYNSILYNSQKLDVLLEKLKNFQGEIAENTRNFKEDFNQLENILESTNAGIPLLQQRIENCNNTIKENYDKRGGYIALSVFMPPIGIPLIVTADKNIASAQQEIEQLKSRISGAEAEVVILTDAKNKTEHMAATVGTAVTALENIKTQWGTVEKKYKSLIASVDSISLDLFDEIIRADLNTAKDNWQDLKNYTDKLYEGAKIAQNK; this is encoded by the coding sequence ATGAATAAGAATTTATATAAGAAAATTATTTTGTCAACAATCATTACGGGAATGGCAGCGAGTAATGTAATTCCACTTCATACTTTGGCAGCAGAACAAACTGTGTCCCAACAGCAAGAAAGTTTGAAGAACTATTCCCTTGGTCCTGGTGAATTTAAAGAAGTAATGGGAAAAATGGTGGCAAATATCCTTACAATGGATTCATATGCCAATACAATCAGTAATCAACAGCTGACAGATTTAAGTAAAATAAGTTCTATAAATGGTGATTTACAAGCAAACATGATTAAGCATCAACGGGATGCAATAGAGAATGCCGACTTTTGGTTCATGTATTTTAAAACTCGTATTATGTACACGCATCAGAATATTGTAAGTTATAATGATACGTTTCAAGCAAGTTATAAGCTTTTACTAACTGCTATAGAGCAAAAAGATACAGAGAAATTAAAATATGAACTAGAAAATTTGTACAATAGTATTTTGTACAATAGTCAAAAATTAGATGTACTGTTAGAAAAATTGAAAAATTTTCAAGGTGAAATAGCAGAAAATACAAGAAATTTCAAAGAAGATTTCAATCAATTGGAGAATATTCTAGAAAGTACGAACGCTGGTATTCCGCTTCTACAACAACGAATTGAGAATTGTAATAATACAATTAAAGAAAACTATGATAAACGTGGTGGCTATATAGCTTTATCTGTATTTATGCCTCCGATTGGTATACCATTGATTGTCACTGCTGACAAGAATATCGCATCTGCACAACAAGAAATAGAACAATTAAAGTCCAGAATTTCTGGAGCAGAGGCAGAAGTAGTTATTTTGACTGATGCCAAAAATAAAACGGAACATATGGCTGCAACAGTTGGTACAGCTGTTACTGCTCTTGAAAATATAAAGACTCAGTGGGGGACAGTGGAGAAAAAATATAAATCATTGATTGCCAGTGTTGACAGCATTAGTCTAGACTTGTTTGATGAGATTATAAGAGCAGATCTGAATACAGCGAAGGATAATTGGCAGGACCTTAAAAATTATACAGATAAATTATATGAAGGTGCTAAGATTGCACAAAATAAATAG
- the nheB gene encoding non-hemolytic enterotoxin subunit B, with amino-acid sequence MKKPYKVMALSTLIATIVAGGIMPSYASAEEPAPIYANQDLKYPSYYLGPTGLDHAMKDTKSNMLVMDLYALTILKQADINLDGLSSVGDNLKTDIKANQNLTRENATYWLNNLKSGIITTNQNIISYDTKFQNYSRYLLQYKNDPVKLTALLTKLNDEISQNKDQVTKLVDDLKSFRGKLEKDTQNLKGNAEKIVNILTGEEAGIPLFQQQIETNKAVIDENNKIYIASSVATAAGAYLVLSPFAPIGAPILGGGIYGVVSSQQQIIKAQDQIIKLTQDISMAKLQSARLTIVQSDIKNLTDTIDKAIVSLENIKTAWDGMGTKYDSLIKSAKAVDPEFLAMDITADLDTAKDHWEQIRKYAENIQSSEISFLNK; translated from the coding sequence ATGAAAAAACCTTATAAAGTAATGGCTTTATCTACATTAATAGCAACAATCGTAGCGGGTGGCATTATGCCATCATATGCCTCGGCAGAGGAACCAGCACCTATTTATGCAAATCAAGACCTAAAATACCCTAGTTATTACCTTGGACCAACAGGGCTTGATCATGCGATGAAGGATACTAAATCCAATATGTTGGTAATGGACCTGTATGCTTTAACTATACTTAAACAAGCAGATATTAATTTGGATGGTTTATCTTCAGTTGGCGATAATTTAAAAACAGACATTAAAGCCAACCAAAATCTTACTAGAGAAAATGCAACATACTGGTTAAATAATTTGAAGTCAGGAATAATTACGACGAATCAAAATATTATCAGTTATGATACAAAATTCCAAAATTACTCTCGTTATTTATTACAATATAAAAATGATCCAGTCAAACTAACAGCTTTGCTTACAAAGTTGAATGATGAAATTTCACAGAATAAAGATCAAGTGACCAAATTAGTGGATGATTTGAAAAGCTTTCGCGGCAAATTAGAAAAAGATACACAAAATTTAAAAGGGAATGCTGAAAAGATTGTAAATATTTTAACTGGTGAAGAAGCCGGAATTCCACTGTTTCAGCAACAAATCGAAACAAATAAAGCAGTAATCGATGAGAATAACAAAATTTATATTGCATCGTCGGTTGCAACTGCTGCTGGTGCATATTTAGTTCTTTCACCTTTTGCGCCCATTGGTGCACCTATATTAGGAGGTGGGATATACGGAGTAGTTTCATCGCAGCAGCAGATAATCAAGGCACAAGACCAAATTATAAAGCTAACACAAGATATTTCAATGGCGAAACTACAGTCAGCTAGATTAACGATAGTGCAAAGTGATATTAAAAATTTAACAGATACAATTGATAAAGCTATTGTTTCTCTTGAAAATATAAAGACTGCGTGGGATGGAATGGGAACAAAATATGACTCATTGATTAAGAGTGCTAAAGCTGTTGACCCAGAATTCCTTGCTATGGATATAACAGCAGATCTGGATACAGCGAAGGATCATTGGGAGCAGATTAGAAAGTATGCTGAAAATATTCAAAGTAGTGAGATTTCATTCTTGAACAAATAA